A single genomic interval of Aureliella helgolandensis harbors:
- the secA gene encoding preprotein translocase subunit SecA, whose protein sequence is MEFLERTWENTGLFFSNVLQGVERGVTSLFGSSNARQIKRFEAIVAKINTLEEGLLKLTDEQLRGKTEEFKQRIRDGQTLDELLVEAFAVCREGGRRFMKMRHYDVQLIGGIVLHNGMIAEMVTGEGKTLVATLPTYLNALAGRGCHVVTVNDYLARRDMEWMAPLYMGLGLTVGAIQGGLSNDERQAAYAKDITYATNNELGFDYLRDNMRLAGRLDDRFPKHLQQVQSPLAYAIIDEVDNILIDEARTPLIISGPAHQDIGKYSEANRVASQLKKDEHFTVNEKDHSVNLTDEGVRAAEKLAGVESFYTAGNMEWPHMIDNALKAHYLYKRDVSYVVKDNAIIIVDDFTGRLMEGRQWSDGLHQAVEAKEGVKIKEETQTLATITLQNFFKLYDKIAGMTGTAMTEANEFLKIYKLDVIAIPTNRDLQRIEYPDTIFLTEKEKFAAVAEEVERTTQLDVVHLKNGEEFVGDITQESDSELTIKLKSDRSLKKVDMAEVREISRKGRPVLIGTVSIEKSEQLGHQLELRGIPHQVLNAKHHQREAEIISQAGRLGAVTIATNMAGRGTDIILGGNPETMAWAQLQDKYATRLDVPRDEWEALVTEIDRRENMKESGLRVREIGGLYVIGTERHESRRIDLQLRGRCGRQGDTGSSRFFLSLEDDLMRIFAGDWVRGMMGKLGMGEGEAIENTFVSRRITAAQKKVEERNFEIRKNLLEYDEVMDQQRKRVYSYRQQILDGVSCRDMVLEQIQQQIERYVDMYTDPMFTAESYTKWVSKILSCELEPRDFRNLDPGAASAYAIDAAERSAETQILDAIEENLPQEESEDDWNWGALAKWVNTRYNTNFSVTELKKIPRSEIDSHLIERVFARLAETDLSEGTPLLNADYGLQMLVGWMKNKFGIELELEDLRSREADDLKHELLTAAEKAYRRKESEFPVLAGITRFGKATSPTQYQLDHESLIAWMNSRFSTNLSAEEFSGGSLNELTSKLVDYSEGHYTQGEEAAGRALTKVKEFFGDAEPNTSAKYIAGNNGALESLNDWFEQNLACRIAPETLAEMDQDALERRVLQAIDDRYHPEIRRMERQVLLSIVDSAWKDHLLAMDHLRSAISLKSFAQMDPKVEYKREGMRMYGDMWFAIGERMTDLIFRMEALDEGFVTHTWHETNAIHQPAPTTTQMAQEQIADLEAADKAGAPVDAKPEPIRNLETRVGRNDPCPCGSGKKYKACHGRRQ, encoded by the coding sequence ATGGAATTCTTGGAACGTACTTGGGAAAACACAGGGCTGTTTTTCTCGAATGTTTTGCAGGGCGTAGAACGCGGCGTCACGAGCTTGTTCGGCTCATCAAATGCTCGGCAGATCAAGCGTTTCGAAGCCATCGTGGCCAAGATCAACACTCTGGAAGAAGGCTTGTTGAAGCTGACCGATGAGCAGCTGCGCGGTAAGACTGAAGAATTTAAGCAGCGTATTCGCGACGGTCAAACGCTCGATGAACTCTTGGTGGAAGCCTTTGCCGTCTGTCGCGAGGGTGGCCGCCGCTTCATGAAGATGCGGCACTACGACGTGCAGCTCATCGGGGGCATCGTACTGCACAACGGCATGATTGCCGAAATGGTGACCGGGGAAGGTAAGACGCTCGTCGCCACCCTCCCGACCTATTTGAATGCATTGGCTGGTCGCGGCTGCCACGTTGTTACGGTGAATGACTATCTCGCGCGTCGCGATATGGAATGGATGGCTCCACTCTATATGGGGCTCGGTCTCACGGTTGGGGCGATTCAGGGTGGTTTGAGCAACGATGAACGTCAAGCGGCTTACGCTAAAGACATCACCTATGCCACCAACAACGAGTTGGGGTTTGATTACCTGCGTGACAACATGCGGTTGGCGGGGCGCTTGGACGATCGTTTCCCCAAGCATCTGCAGCAGGTGCAAAGTCCGCTAGCGTACGCGATCATTGACGAAGTTGACAATATTCTGATCGATGAGGCGCGGACACCACTGATCATTTCTGGGCCAGCTCACCAAGATATTGGCAAGTACAGTGAGGCCAACCGCGTCGCCAGCCAACTCAAGAAAGACGAGCACTTCACCGTCAATGAAAAAGATCATTCGGTGAACCTGACCGATGAGGGAGTGCGCGCGGCGGAGAAGCTGGCGGGGGTCGAGAGCTTTTATACCGCCGGAAACATGGAATGGCCCCATATGATCGATAATGCGCTGAAGGCGCACTATCTATACAAACGCGACGTGAGCTACGTCGTCAAAGATAACGCCATCATCATTGTGGATGATTTCACCGGCCGCTTGATGGAAGGGCGACAATGGAGTGATGGACTGCACCAAGCGGTGGAGGCCAAGGAAGGGGTCAAGATCAAAGAAGAGACGCAGACGCTGGCTACGATCACCCTACAAAACTTCTTCAAGCTATACGACAAAATCGCGGGCATGACCGGTACCGCGATGACGGAAGCCAACGAATTCTTAAAGATCTACAAGCTGGATGTGATTGCCATCCCCACCAACCGTGATCTGCAGCGGATCGAATATCCAGATACTATTTTCCTAACCGAAAAAGAGAAGTTTGCAGCCGTCGCCGAAGAGGTCGAACGGACGACGCAACTCGACGTCGTTCACCTCAAGAATGGCGAAGAATTCGTGGGGGATATTACCCAGGAATCGGACTCGGAACTGACGATTAAATTGAAGTCGGACCGCAGCCTCAAGAAGGTGGACATGGCAGAGGTCCGCGAGATCAGCCGCAAGGGGCGTCCCGTTCTGATCGGAACCGTGTCGATCGAAAAGAGCGAGCAACTCGGGCACCAACTTGAGTTGAGAGGTATTCCCCACCAGGTTCTCAACGCCAAGCATCACCAGCGGGAAGCGGAAATTATCTCGCAAGCAGGCCGCTTGGGGGCTGTTACCATTGCCACCAATATGGCTGGTCGGGGTACCGACATTATCTTGGGGGGAAACCCGGAGACGATGGCTTGGGCTCAATTGCAGGATAAATATGCGACGCGTCTGGACGTGCCACGTGACGAGTGGGAGGCACTCGTCACCGAAATTGACCGTCGCGAAAACATGAAGGAAAGTGGTCTAAGGGTCCGAGAGATCGGAGGGCTGTACGTAATCGGAACGGAACGACACGAGTCCAGACGCATCGATTTGCAGCTTCGCGGTCGGTGCGGACGCCAGGGAGATACCGGTAGTAGCCGCTTCTTCCTGTCGCTCGAAGACGATCTAATGCGCATCTTCGCCGGTGACTGGGTACGGGGCATGATGGGTAAGCTCGGTATGGGCGAGGGCGAGGCCATCGAGAATACGTTTGTCAGTCGACGGATCACCGCCGCACAGAAAAAAGTCGAAGAGCGCAACTTTGAGATTCGCAAAAATCTCCTTGAGTATGACGAGGTGATGGATCAGCAGCGCAAACGCGTTTACTCCTACCGTCAACAGATTTTGGATGGCGTGAGTTGCCGAGATATGGTGCTGGAGCAAATCCAGCAACAGATTGAACGCTACGTCGACATGTACACCGACCCGATGTTTACGGCCGAGTCGTATACCAAATGGGTTAGCAAGATTCTGTCCTGCGAGTTAGAGCCTCGCGATTTCCGCAATTTGGATCCTGGCGCCGCATCTGCCTATGCGATTGATGCAGCGGAACGTTCTGCAGAAACGCAGATTCTCGATGCCATCGAGGAAAATCTTCCGCAGGAGGAATCGGAGGATGATTGGAACTGGGGAGCGCTCGCGAAGTGGGTTAACACCCGCTACAACACCAATTTTAGCGTGACCGAATTAAAGAAAATTCCGCGGTCCGAAATTGATTCGCATCTCATTGAACGCGTCTTTGCGCGATTGGCAGAAACGGATCTCAGCGAAGGTACACCTCTGCTGAATGCCGATTATGGCCTGCAAATGCTCGTCGGTTGGATGAAGAACAAGTTTGGAATCGAGCTCGAGCTGGAAGACCTCCGTTCGCGAGAAGCCGATGATCTCAAGCACGAATTGCTGACCGCCGCAGAGAAGGCCTACCGTCGCAAAGAGTCTGAGTTCCCCGTATTGGCAGGCATCACGCGATTTGGAAAAGCGACCAGCCCAACGCAATATCAACTCGATCATGAGTCGTTAATAGCTTGGATGAACTCCCGCTTCAGCACCAATCTATCGGCGGAAGAGTTCTCTGGCGGATCGCTTAACGAGCTGACTTCCAAGTTGGTGGATTACAGCGAAGGGCACTACACTCAAGGTGAGGAAGCCGCCGGCAGGGCGCTCACCAAAGTGAAGGAGTTTTTCGGCGATGCAGAGCCCAATACTTCGGCGAAGTATATCGCTGGGAACAATGGCGCCCTGGAATCCCTCAACGATTGGTTTGAGCAAAATCTTGCGTGCCGCATCGCACCGGAGACCTTGGCGGAAATGGACCAAGATGCTCTCGAGCGACGGGTGCTCCAAGCCATTGATGATCGCTACCACCCTGAGATACGCCGCATGGAACGACAGGTTCTACTGAGTATCGTTGATAGCGCGTGGAAGGATCACTTGCTGGCCATGGACCACTTGCGAAGTGCGATCAGCCTCAAGAGTTTCGCTCAGATGGATCCGAAGGTCGAATACAAACGCGAGGGAATGCGGATGTATGGCGACATGTGGTTTGCCATTGGCGAACGCATGACCGACCTGATCTTCCGCATGGAAGCCTTGGACGAAGGGTTCGTGACGCATACTTGGCATGAGACCAACGCGATCCACCAACCCGCTCCCACGACCACGCAAATGGCCCAAGAGCAGATTGCCGACCTAGAGGCTGCGGATAAAGCGGGTGCCCCCGTGGACGCCAAACCTGAACCCATTCGCAATCTGGAAACCCGGGTCGGCCGCAACGATCCGTGTCCCTGTGGAAGCGGGAAGAAATACAAGGCCTGCCACGGCCGTCGGCAGTAG
- the rpoC gene encoding DNA-directed RNA polymerase subunit beta' encodes MSTTENSYDRVNDFTSVKISLARPQDIRSWSFGEVKKPETINYRTYRPEKDGLFCERIFGPEKDWECACGKYRGMKYKGMICDRCGVKVTHSRVRRKRMGHIELAAKIVHIWFFKAMPSRLGALLGMKTSSLEKVIYFQDYVVLDPKETELEPLQLLSEGEYREARTKYGEDSFEAGMGAEAVHSLLTALDLSTLGEELRKELSETNSKQKKKDLSTRLKLVEAIRDSDNRPEWMVLDVIPVIPPDLRPLVLLDSGNFATSDLNDLYRRIINRNNRLRKLVDLNAPEVIIRNEKRMLQQSVDALFDNNRCKRPVLGSSNRPLKSLTDMIKGKQGRFRENLLGKRVDYSARSVIVVGPRLRLHQCGLPKKIALELYQPFIIRKLKDLGHADTIKSAKKMLERKDEEVWDILEQVIKNHPVLLNRAPTLHRMGIQAFEPILVEGNAIHLHPLVCKGFNADFDGDQMAVHLPLSLEAQVEAHTLMMSTHNIFAPSNGRPIMSPSQDTVMGCYFITVVKNDMKGEGMTFSSMGEADLAFNQKIIGLHSKIRVRLPRHRRLKTEDGSGKFGDIIDTTYGRVLFNMMLPDGMDFYNFALRGSDLAAVISDCYSRLGRRATINLLDDMNQLGFRESTKSGLSFGTDDLVTPDSKYQFIADTEKEVMKYKKRHDRGLITQTERYRQVLDLWTHARENITKDMMTAMEHDDHLGNWYINPVFLMAHSGARGGIEQIRQLAGMRGLMAKPTGEIIETPIKANFREGLSVLEYFSSTHGARKGLADTALKTADSGYLTRKLADVAQNVVITLDDCTTTQGITKGVVYRGEKVEVRLIEAITGRISRHNIVNPVTDEVIVEENQMITREIARKIEEMGLEKIQVRSPMTCEATLGVCRRCYGMDMSTGAMVEEGMAVGIIAAQSIGEPGTQLTMRTFHIGGAVNTSVEDSEIVAKVGGTVKLAKMRCVTTEEGAQIVLTRNSEIVLLDPKGRELEKYDIPAAAVLSIKENDVVEPGATLCEWNPHKIPIICEVNGKVRFDDVVEGETMRYERDPGGGTRQVIIDHKGDLHPQIVIEDADGKPLDVYYLPERAVISCSEGNMVKAGADLAEMPRESKGVADITGGLPRVTEIFEARKPKDPSVIAEVDGLVELQQTKRRGKRTIIVRSESGTEHEHLVPHGKRFMVHTGDEVKAGQALVDGPLVPHDILRVSGEEAVQQYLTHEIQQVYRSQRVEINDKHVEVIIARMLRKVKIESAGDTTLLPGLVMDKFEFRRVNNEISGCLKITEPGDGDYAIGTLVPRETLDQSNAQIEALGGTPAKGKKPKPATASTQLLGITKAAVQSSSFISAASFQETTKVLTEAALSGKVDRLVGLKENVILGHLIPAGTGFRSFQESEVSYRREALEDLVNRGTAALQEDFPLLQQGPPAATAEPELDSPSNDSSTPL; translated from the coding sequence ATGTCGACAACTGAGAACAGTTACGATCGCGTAAACGATTTTACTTCCGTCAAAATTAGCTTGGCACGTCCCCAGGACATTCGAAGCTGGTCCTTTGGAGAAGTAAAAAAGCCAGAGACGATCAATTACCGAACCTATCGCCCTGAGAAGGACGGCCTCTTCTGCGAGCGAATTTTCGGACCAGAAAAAGACTGGGAATGCGCCTGCGGTAAGTACCGGGGCATGAAATACAAAGGGATGATCTGCGATCGTTGTGGCGTAAAAGTGACCCACTCCAGGGTTCGCCGCAAACGCATGGGGCACATTGAGCTGGCCGCCAAGATCGTTCACATCTGGTTCTTCAAAGCCATGCCAAGTCGGCTGGGAGCCCTGCTCGGCATGAAGACCTCGAGCTTGGAAAAGGTTATCTACTTCCAGGACTACGTGGTACTCGATCCCAAAGAAACCGAGCTCGAGCCTCTGCAATTGCTGAGTGAAGGCGAGTATCGCGAAGCGCGCACCAAGTACGGCGAAGACTCGTTCGAAGCGGGCATGGGTGCCGAAGCGGTACACTCGCTGTTGACCGCCTTGGACCTCTCCACGCTCGGCGAAGAACTCCGCAAAGAACTGTCTGAGACCAACAGTAAGCAAAAGAAGAAGGATCTCAGCACACGCCTGAAACTGGTAGAAGCCATTCGTGACAGCGACAATCGTCCCGAGTGGATGGTGCTGGACGTGATTCCGGTAATCCCTCCAGACTTGCGTCCGCTCGTATTGCTGGATAGCGGCAACTTTGCCACCAGCGATTTGAATGACCTCTATCGCCGGATCATCAACCGCAACAATCGCTTGCGCAAGTTGGTGGACTTGAATGCACCAGAAGTCATCATTCGCAACGAAAAGCGGATGTTGCAGCAGTCGGTCGACGCCCTGTTCGACAACAATCGTTGCAAGCGTCCCGTGCTGGGCAGCAGCAATCGACCGCTGAAGTCGCTGACCGATATGATCAAGGGGAAGCAAGGTCGTTTCCGCGAAAACTTGCTCGGTAAACGGGTCGATTACTCGGCTCGGAGCGTGATTGTGGTGGGCCCACGCCTACGTCTCCACCAGTGCGGTTTGCCTAAGAAGATCGCCCTCGAACTCTACCAACCGTTCATCATTCGCAAGCTGAAAGATCTCGGTCACGCCGATACGATCAAGTCAGCCAAAAAGATGCTGGAGCGCAAGGACGAAGAGGTTTGGGATATTCTCGAGCAGGTCATCAAGAATCACCCCGTGCTGCTCAACCGTGCTCCAACCTTGCACCGGATGGGTATCCAAGCCTTCGAACCGATCCTGGTAGAGGGCAATGCGATTCACTTGCACCCCTTGGTATGCAAGGGCTTCAACGCCGACTTCGACGGTGACCAAATGGCGGTCCACTTGCCGCTGTCACTCGAGGCGCAAGTCGAAGCGCACACGCTGATGATGAGTACTCACAATATCTTCGCGCCTAGCAACGGCCGACCGATCATGAGTCCATCGCAGGATACGGTGATGGGTTGTTACTTCATCACGGTGGTCAAGAACGACATGAAGGGCGAAGGCATGACCTTCTCCTCCATGGGCGAAGCCGATTTGGCGTTCAACCAAAAGATCATCGGCCTACACTCCAAAATCCGAGTTCGGCTGCCGCGTCACCGTCGTCTGAAAACCGAGGATGGTAGCGGCAAGTTCGGCGACATCATCGACACCACCTATGGTCGCGTGTTGTTCAACATGATGCTGCCAGACGGCATGGACTTCTACAACTTTGCACTCCGCGGTAGCGACTTGGCAGCGGTCATTAGCGACTGCTACTCCCGCCTCGGACGACGTGCGACGATCAACCTGCTCGATGACATGAACCAACTCGGCTTCCGTGAGTCGACCAAGAGTGGTCTGTCGTTCGGCACCGATGACCTGGTGACTCCCGATTCGAAGTATCAGTTCATCGCTGATACCGAAAAGGAAGTCATGAAGTACAAGAAACGCCATGACCGCGGTTTGATTACTCAGACCGAACGCTATCGCCAAGTACTTGATTTGTGGACCCACGCTCGGGAAAACATCACCAAGGACATGATGACAGCGATGGAGCATGACGATCACTTGGGCAACTGGTACATCAACCCGGTATTCCTCATGGCCCACTCTGGTGCTCGGGGTGGTATTGAGCAAATTCGCCAACTGGCGGGTATGCGAGGTTTGATGGCTAAGCCTACCGGTGAGATCATCGAGACCCCGATCAAGGCCAACTTCCGCGAAGGCCTGTCGGTGCTCGAGTACTTCTCCAGTACTCACGGTGCTCGTAAGGGTCTGGCCGATACAGCCCTTAAGACTGCTGACTCGGGTTACTTGACTCGTAAGCTGGCTGACGTGGCACAGAACGTGGTCATCACGCTCGACGATTGCACTACCACCCAAGGTATTACCAAGGGTGTCGTGTACCGTGGCGAGAAGGTGGAAGTTCGCTTGATCGAAGCCATTACGGGCCGTATCTCACGCCACAACATCGTCAATCCGGTAACGGACGAAGTCATTGTCGAAGAGAACCAGATGATCACACGGGAAATCGCCCGTAAGATCGAAGAAATGGGTCTGGAAAAGATTCAGGTTCGAAGTCCAATGACTTGTGAGGCAACCCTTGGTGTATGCCGCCGTTGCTACGGAATGGACATGTCCACCGGTGCGATGGTCGAAGAGGGGATGGCTGTGGGGATCATCGCCGCTCAATCAATCGGTGAACCTGGTACCCAATTGACCATGCGTACGTTCCACATCGGTGGTGCGGTAAATACTAGCGTGGAAGACAGCGAAATTGTCGCTAAGGTCGGCGGTACGGTGAAGCTCGCTAAGATGCGTTGCGTGACCACCGAAGAAGGTGCACAAATTGTTCTCACACGTAATAGTGAGATCGTCCTGCTCGATCCCAAGGGACGCGAACTGGAGAAATACGACATCCCTGCTGCCGCAGTACTGAGCATCAAGGAAAATGATGTCGTCGAACCCGGTGCAACGCTCTGTGAGTGGAATCCGCACAAGATTCCAATCATCTGTGAAGTAAACGGAAAGGTCCGCTTCGACGACGTGGTCGAAGGCGAGACCATGCGATACGAACGCGATCCAGGGGGCGGTACTCGCCAGGTGATCATCGATCACAAGGGAGATCTTCACCCTCAGATCGTGATCGAAGACGCCGACGGCAAGCCACTGGACGTGTACTACCTACCAGAGCGTGCGGTTATCTCGTGCTCGGAAGGCAACATGGTCAAAGCGGGTGCTGACTTGGCGGAAATGCCTCGGGAGTCGAAGGGCGTTGCCGATATTACCGGTGGTTTGCCTCGAGTTACCGAAATTTTCGAAGCTCGCAAACCTAAGGATCCTTCGGTAATTGCGGAAGTCGACGGTTTGGTCGAATTGCAACAAACCAAGCGTCGCGGTAAGCGAACGATTATCGTCCGCAGCGAAAGTGGTACTGAGCACGAACACTTGGTTCCACACGGTAAGCGATTCATGGTGCACACCGGTGACGAAGTTAAGGCTGGACAGGCCTTGGTGGACGGACCACTCGTGCCACACGATATCCTACGCGTCAGCGGGGAAGAGGCCGTTCAACAATACTTGACTCACGAAATCCAACAGGTCTATCGTAGTCAACGCGTGGAAATCAATGACAAGCACGTCGAAGTCATCATTGCCCGCATGTTGCGGAAGGTGAAGATCGAGTCGGCCGGCGATACCACCCTGCTGCCAGGCTTGGTGATGGACAAGTTCGAGTTCCGTCGCGTCAACAACGAGATCTCCGGCTGCCTGAAGATCACCGAACCCGGTGATGGTGACTATGCAATCGGTACGCTGGTTCCACGCGAGACGCTCGACCAATCCAATGCCCAGATCGAAGCCTTGGGTGGGACGCCTGCCAAGGGCAAGAAACCCAAGCCAGCGACAGCCAGCACGCAACTGCTAGGCATTACCAAAGCGGCCGTTCAAAGCTCCAGCTTCATCTCGGCTGCCAGCTTCCAAGAAACGACCAAGGTACTGACCGAAGCGGCACTGTCCGGCAAGGTCGATCGCTTGGTAGGGTTGAAAGAGAACGTGATCCTAGGGCACTTGATTCCTGCCGGAACCGGCTTCCGCTCCTTCCAAGAATCGGAAGTTTCCTACCGTCGCGAAGCGTTGGAAGACCTCGTGAATCGCGGTACTGCCGCCCTCCAAGAAGATTTCCCATTGCTGCAACAAGGCCCTCCGGCCGCCACTGCAGAACCGGAACTCGACAGCCCGTCGAACGATTCTTCGACGCCTCTGTAA
- a CDS encoding 3-deoxy-D-manno-octulosonic acid transferase translates to MLSIWIRNLLYLLAFCLAIPWLVVRRLRTGRYRQGWAEKLWGAASQPPPAGSPASPTIWLHGVSVGEIQLLNPLRQELQAVWPNARFVVSTTTQSGMELARKLLPPAVRTLYFPLDFSWAVHRTFRSLQPDLLVLGELELWPNLLAIAQRADVPVVVVNGRLSARSSAGYRRFRWLTRGMFASLRLVCAQSELYADRFRQCGTDARVTVVSGSMKFDNASLNSSSTEVQQLRALVGVQERHTVFMAGSTQVEDEQAAITAFLHCRQEAPELRLVVVPRHPHRFDAVAQSLQSLPAKVLRRSELTTAVQATDWDILLVDTVGELSHWWGLATVALVGGSFGKRGGQNMIEPAAYGANVAFGPNTSNFRDVVELLLDDDAAIQLPSQESVSTWLAEQLTNPQAGQQRGQRARQLVIAQQGAMAKTVQLLQTLPLPHRGAW, encoded by the coding sequence ATGCTCAGTATTTGGATTCGAAACCTCCTGTATCTGCTCGCGTTCTGCCTAGCAATTCCTTGGTTGGTGGTGCGTCGTCTCCGCACGGGGCGCTATCGCCAAGGCTGGGCCGAAAAGTTGTGGGGCGCCGCGTCCCAACCCCCGCCGGCAGGCTCTCCAGCATCGCCCACAATCTGGTTGCATGGGGTGAGTGTCGGTGAGATACAGCTGCTCAATCCACTCCGCCAGGAGCTCCAAGCGGTTTGGCCCAACGCGAGGTTTGTGGTTTCCACCACGACGCAGAGCGGCATGGAACTAGCGCGCAAGCTTCTTCCTCCGGCGGTGAGGACACTCTATTTCCCGCTCGACTTTTCCTGGGCCGTCCACCGCACTTTTCGCTCGCTGCAACCTGACCTGCTGGTGCTCGGTGAGCTGGAGTTGTGGCCCAACCTGCTCGCCATTGCGCAGCGGGCCGACGTTCCAGTGGTAGTGGTCAATGGCCGCTTAAGCGCGCGAAGCTCTGCCGGGTATCGTCGATTCCGTTGGCTGACACGAGGTATGTTTGCCTCACTGCGTCTAGTGTGTGCCCAGTCGGAATTGTACGCCGATCGCTTTCGCCAGTGCGGAACCGACGCTCGCGTCACGGTCGTTTCCGGATCGATGAAATTCGATAACGCAAGTTTGAATTCCTCTTCGACGGAAGTGCAGCAGTTGCGCGCCCTTGTGGGGGTGCAAGAGCGGCATACGGTGTTCATGGCCGGCAGCACCCAAGTTGAAGATGAGCAGGCCGCCATCACTGCCTTCCTGCATTGTCGTCAGGAGGCTCCCGAGCTGCGTTTGGTGGTTGTACCGAGACATCCGCATCGCTTTGATGCCGTTGCTCAATCGCTGCAGAGTCTGCCCGCCAAGGTCTTGCGACGAAGTGAGCTTACCACGGCAGTCCAGGCGACGGATTGGGACATCTTGCTTGTCGATACCGTAGGCGAACTGTCGCACTGGTGGGGATTGGCTACGGTGGCGTTGGTCGGTGGTAGCTTCGGTAAACGCGGAGGTCAGAATATGATCGAACCGGCAGCCTACGGAGCAAACGTCGCCTTCGGTCCCAATACTTCCAACTTCCGCGATGTCGTCGAGCTGCTGCTCGACGACGATGCTGCCATCCAATTGCCTTCGCAAGAGTCGGTTTCTACCTGGCTGGCTGAGCAGCTTACCAATCCTCAGGCTGGGCAACAGCGGGGGCAGCGCGCTCGACAACTGGTGATCGCCCAGCAAGGTGCCATGGCCAAGACGGTACAGTTGCTCCAGACTCTACCCTTGCCTCACCGTGGGGCATGGTAA